The nucleotide sequence CTCACCGTGCGCCCCGGCGCGCGCTACTTCCACTCGGTGCGGCTGCTGCAGCGGGTGAAGGAGCTCGATCCGACGATCTTCACCAAGTCCGGCATCATGGTGGGCCTCGGCGAGGACCGGAACGAGGTGGTGCAGCTGATGGACGACCTGCGCTCGGCAGACGTCGACTTCCTGACCATCGGCCAGTACCTGCAGCCGACCAAGAAGCACCACGAGGTCGTGCGCTTCGTGCCCCCGGACGAGTTCAAGACCTACGAGACCACCGCCTACTCCAAAGGGTTCCTGCTGGTCTCGGCGACGCCGCTGACGCGCTCCTCGCACCATGCCGGCGAGGATTTCGCGCGGCTCCAGGCGGCCCGCAACGCCCGCCTCGCTCCCGCCAAGTCCGCCTGAGTTCCTCGGTTTCGCATGCCCTCCTTCCGGGTCACCCGCGCGGTCCGCCACACGCCGCAGCAGATGTACGACCTCGTGGCCGACGTGGAGCAGTATCCGGACTTCCTGCCGCTCTGCGAGTCGCTGCGGGTGCTGCGCCGCGTACCCGGCAGCGGGGAGGGCCAGGAGGTTCTGGTCGCCGAGATGGGGGTCGGCTACAAGGCGATCCGCGAGCGCTTCACCACGCGGGTGAGCCTCGATCGGCCGGCGCTCAGGATCGTGGCCGAGTATATCGACGGCCCGTTCCGGCATCTCGAGAACCGCTGGAGCTTCCGCGAGAACGCGACGGGCGGCTGCGACGTCGATTTCTTCATCACCTACGAGTTCAAGAGCCGGACGCTCGGCCTGCTCATGGGCACGATGTTCGACCGGGCCTTCCGCAAGTTCACCGACGCGTTCGAGGGCCGGGCCGACCGGATCTACGGCGCGGCGGCCTGAGGGCGCGCCCACTCGGCGACGTGCTCCGGCCGGAAGCCCAGCCCGATGACTCGGGCGGGCAGCCGCTGGAGGACCGGCAGGGCGTCGAGGAGCCGCAGGGCGAGGGGGGGCCGCAGCGGCCCTGGCGCCGTCACCGCCGCACCGAGCACGCGGGCGATCACCCGGTCCTGGACGAGGCGCTGCAAACCCTGCGTCAGCCGCACCGGGCGCATCCGGCGCGCCTGCACTCGGGCGAGGTCGAACTCGGTCAGCGTATCCGCGCGCAGCGGCCCCGCCAGGAGGTTGGCCGCCGCGACGGCGTCCTGGATCGCGAGGTTGATGCCCACGCCCCCGAGCGGCGACATGGCGTGGGCGGCATCCCCGATGCAGAGCAGGCCCGGCCGGTGCCAGCGCTCCAACCGGTCCAGCGCGACGGTGAGCACCTTCACGTCGTCCCAGGAGGCGATCTCGGCGGTCCGGTCGGCGAGGAACGGCACGAGCGCACCGATCGCGCGCCGCAGGGCCGGCAGGCCGCGCTCCCGGATCTCGGCATCCCCGCCCTTCGGCACCACGTAGGCGCATTGCCAGTGCGTGCCGCGGTCGAGGGTGACCATGATGCGCCCGCGCCCGAAATGGCCCGCCGTCGCCTCGTCCTCGTCGGGCCGGCGCGGGAGGCGGAACCAGAGCACGTCCATCGGTGCGCCGAAGACGGTGGGGTGCAGGCCCGCCGCCGCCCGCATGGCCGAGTGCCGCCCGTCCGCGCAGAGGACGAGATCGGCCGCGATCATCCCCTCGCCCTCCGGCCCGCGGGCGCGCACGCCACCGACGCGCTCGTCCGCGCTGACGAGCGCGGTCGCCTCGGTCCGCATCAGCAGGCGAAAGCCCGGCTCGCGCCGGCCGGCCCGGGCCAGGAAATCGAGGAAATCCCACTGCGGCATCAGCGCGATGAAGCGGTTGCGCGCGGGCAGGCGCCGGAAGTCGGCGATGCGGTAGGCGCGCCCGCCGAGCACGCCCGCGAGCATCTCGACCCGGCGGTGGGGCAGGGCACGGAAGGCGTCGCCGAGGCCGAGCTCGTCCATCAGGTCGAGGGTCGAGGGGTGGATCGTGTCCCCGCGAAAATCCCGGAGGAAGTCGGCGTGCTTCTCCAGCACCGTGACGGTGAGGCCGGCGCGGGCCAGGAGCAGCCCGGCCATCATCCCGGCCGGGCCGCCGCCGACGATGCAGACGGAGGCGCGTGAGTCCATCGGGCGGTCCTCTCTGCTGGCGATCCTACGCCGCGGCGGTCCGGCCGCAACGGCGCGTCGGCGGGGCAGGCCGCCGCTACGCGCGCGGGGCCGGGCTCAATCCGGGATGTCGGCCTGCCCGCGCGCCACCACGGCGAACAGGTCGCCGAGGGCCGCGAGGCTCGCGGCCTGGAGCTGGGCCGCCGGCACCACGCCGCCGTCGGGAGCCGGCAGGTCGCGGGTCGCGGTGGCGCTCGCCGCCACGGTGGGGCGGAATCCGAGGTTGAAGGCGCCGCGCGCGGTCGAGTTCACGCACATATGCGTCATGAACCCCGCCAGCACGACGTCCTTCACCCCCGTCGCCTCCAGCCGCGCCTGGAGGTCGGTCCCGACGAAGGCGCTCGGATAGCCCTTGGTGATCACCGCCTCGTCGCCCTGCGGCGCCACCTCCGGGCTGATCTGGCCGATCGCCGCGCGCACGTCGTAGGGGGAGCCCGGCCCGGCATCGTGGCGGATGTGGAAGACCGGGATGCCGGCCTCGCGCGCCCGCCGCAGCAGTTCCGCGGCCTCCCGGATGGCCGGCTCGACGCCCTCCAGCCGCATCACGCCCGCGCGGTAGGTTTCCTGCAGGTCGATCAGCAGGAGCGCCGAGCCTTTCAGGGATGCGGGCTCCGGGCTGAGGCCCGAGAGGCGGCGCAGGGTTGCGAGATCCGACATGCAGCGTCCTCCGTCGTGTCGACCGATCTCGGCCGCCACATCGGATCGGAGCCTATGCCACGCCGCTCGGAGCACCATAGCCAATAGGTGCGGTCGGGTGCCACAATCCGCTCCGCTCGGCTGTGCGTGGGCTGCTTGCGACCCGGAGCGGACGCACCGGAAGCGAAAGCAACAGAGCCTCCTGCGACATATGACGCTCAAGAATTCGACGCACGACCAGCCAGAGATGCTGATATTGAAGGTGTTCCTAGCTGTACTCGCCTACATCGTGACGACGGTAAATTTGTTCGGCAACCCGTTGCAGCCGATCTTCCTTGCGACGGACTGGTCTGACCGGCTCGGCATCCCCTATTGGCGGGTGATCGCCCTCTTGGGTGTCGCGGCGTCCGCCCTGGTTTTCGCCAGATCCCTCCGGAAAATCATCACCGATGCCGTCAAGCCGGCAGTCTTCGTGATCCTCACCGTTCTGTTGCCAACCGTGATCGTCGGGCTTTGGGCAGACGGTATCAGGCATCGCGCAGTCGTCGCGTTCGGGGCGGACGAGGTCGAAGAGCGATCTTTCTTCGCTTCGATCCGCGAGGCTCCGGCAGAGTTCCAGTACTTTTTGCATACGGCGGCGCTGAAGGATTGCGTGCCCTACGCTTGGAGCTACAGGACGCTTTCCTTCTACAGGCTGCAACCGAATGTTGGAGCTAACGTCCTGCCAGAGCCGTGGAAGAAGCGATGTGGCATCGCTCTCGACCTCCATTCATCCAGCGACGCAAACCGCGAGTGGCATGTCCACTTTCCAACCCAAGCAGTCCCCCCGACAGCCAAACCGATCAGGCTCTCGAACTACGACGTGCCTGCGCTGCGCAAGACGAGTTCAAGCAGATCGAGCGCCTCTTCTACGGCGAGCCGGCGGATCTCGGCCCGGCCCGGGTCGCCGTAGCGACGCTCCCGATGGAGGACCGGGTATCCCGTCGCGGCGAGGCCGAAATGCACGAGGCCCACGGGCTTGCCCGCGCTGCCGCCGCCAGGGCCTGCGATACCGGTGATCGCCACGGCGATGTCGGCGCGCGAGGCGGCGAGCGCACCCTCCGCCATGGCGCGGGCGACCGGCTCGCTCACCGCGCCGTGGGCCGCGACGAGGGCGGCCGGCACGCCGATCGCCTCGGTCTTCGCCTCGTTCGAGTAGGTGACGAAGCCGCGCTCGACCACCGCCGACGAGCCGGGAACGGCGGTCAACAGCCCCGCGACCAGGCCGCCCGTGCAGGATTCCGCCGTGGCAATGCGCAAGCCTGCCCGCGTGTAGGCCGCGACCAGGGCCTCGGCCCGGGCCAGGAGGGCGGCGTCGGCGATCACCTCAGCCCTGCCGCATCGCGGTCTCGGCCTGCGCGTCCACGGGTACGGTCTCCTCGTCGGGCAGGCGCACGGTCGCGGCGGCCTGGGCGGCGAGACCCTCGGCGCGGCCGACGAAGCCGAGCTTCTCCGTCGTGGTCGCCTTGATCGAGACGCTGGAGAGCGGCACGCCGGCGATCTCGGCGATGCGCGCCCGGATCGCCTCGCGGTGCTGGCCGATGCGCGGCGCCTCGGCAAGCACCGTGATGTCGAGATGGTCGATGCGCCCGCCGCGCGCCCGCACCAGCGAGACCGCGTGGGCCAGGAACTGGTCGGAGGCCGCACCCCGCCAGCGCTCGTCGGAGGGCGGGAAATGGGTGCCGATATCGCCGTCCGCGATGGCGCCGAGGAGCGCGTCGGTGAGCGCGTGCAGGGCGACGTCGCCGTCCGAG is from Methylobacterium radiodurans and encodes:
- a CDS encoding type II toxin-antitoxin system RatA family toxin; this encodes MPSFRVTRAVRHTPQQMYDLVADVEQYPDFLPLCESLRVLRRVPGSGEGQEVLVAEMGVGYKAIRERFTTRVSLDRPALRIVAEYIDGPFRHLENRWSFRENATGGCDVDFFITYEFKSRTLGLLMGTMFDRAFRKFTDAFEGRADRIYGAAA
- a CDS encoding FAD-dependent oxidoreductase: MDSRASVCIVGGGPAGMMAGLLLARAGLTVTVLEKHADFLRDFRGDTIHPSTLDLMDELGLGDAFRALPHRRVEMLAGVLGGRAYRIADFRRLPARNRFIALMPQWDFLDFLARAGRREPGFRLLMRTEATALVSADERVGGVRARGPEGEGMIAADLVLCADGRHSAMRAAAGLHPTVFGAPMDVLWFRLPRRPDEDEATAGHFGRGRIMVTLDRGTHWQCAYVVPKGGDAEIRERGLPALRRAIGALVPFLADRTAEIASWDDVKVLTVALDRLERWHRPGLLCIGDAAHAMSPLGGVGINLAIQDAVAAANLLAGPLRADTLTEFDLARVQARRMRPVRLTQGLQRLVQDRVIARVLGAAVTAPGPLRPPLALRLLDALPVLQRLPARVIGLGFRPEHVAEWARPQAAAP
- a CDS encoding cysteine hydrolase family protein, which gives rise to MSDLATLRRLSGLSPEPASLKGSALLLIDLQETYRAGVMRLEGVEPAIREAAELLRRAREAGIPVFHIRHDAGPGSPYDVRAAIGQISPEVAPQGDEAVITKGYPSAFVGTDLQARLEATGVKDVVLAGFMTHMCVNSTARGAFNLGFRPTVAASATATRDLPAPDGGVVPAAQLQAASLAALGDLFAVVARGQADIPD
- a CDS encoding CinA family protein, with product MIADAALLARAEALVAAYTRAGLRIATAESCTGGLVAGLLTAVPGSSAVVERGFVTYSNEAKTEAIGVPAALVAAHGAVSEPVARAMAEGALAASRADIAVAITGIAGPGGGSAGKPVGLVHFGLAATGYPVLHRERRYGDPGRAEIRRLAVEEALDLLELVLRSAGTS